From the Bacteroidia bacterium genome, one window contains:
- a CDS encoding adenylosuccinate synthase: MSVRVVVGAQWGDEGKGKLVDILSKDIDIVARYQGGANAGHTIEIGDRKHVLHLIPSGIFHEHVTTVIGNGVVIDPVALMTEIALLEAAGVSLKGRLKISHNAHMIMPYHKILDQLYEKGQVPIGTTGRGIGPAYYDKAARVGIRIVDLLDHEILEERIRRNIEEKNQIIRKIYDAEELDVEHILEEYQRFDSLIDEYVTDTAFFLNDAIRQGKSVLCEGAQGALLDIDHGTYPFVTSSSPVSGGATIGLGIPPTAIDSVIGVMKAYTTRVGHGPYPTELDDAAGEHLLVKGHEYGSTTGRRRRCGWFDAVAMKYSIMLNGIDAVAMTKLDVLSGLPEVKVCVAYEYDGKTTTRFQTNLKTLERMRPVYETFEGWEEDISAVRSFADLPAATRTYIDALQERIGARIACVSVGPERSQILFPTGTPAW; encoded by the coding sequence TCGGTGCCCAGTGGGGCGATGAAGGCAAGGGAAAACTCGTCGATATTCTCAGCAAGGATATTGACATCGTCGCACGTTACCAGGGCGGAGCCAATGCCGGCCATACTATTGAAATCGGCGACAGGAAGCATGTACTGCACCTCATCCCTTCGGGAATCTTTCATGAACACGTGACCACCGTTATCGGCAACGGTGTGGTCATCGATCCCGTTGCGCTCATGACCGAAATCGCGCTGCTCGAAGCCGCAGGTGTTTCGCTCAAGGGCCGGCTCAAGATCAGCCATAACGCGCACATGATCATGCCCTATCACAAGATTCTCGATCAGCTGTACGAAAAAGGGCAGGTGCCCATCGGGACCACCGGACGCGGTATCGGCCCCGCGTATTACGACAAAGCCGCGCGTGTCGGTATACGTATCGTGGATCTGCTCGATCACGAGATTCTCGAGGAGCGCATCAGGCGCAACATCGAGGAAAAAAATCAGATCATCAGAAAAATTTACGACGCGGAGGAACTCGATGTCGAGCATATCCTCGAAGAATATCAGCGCTTCGACTCTCTTATTGACGAGTACGTAACGGATACGGCTTTCTTCCTCAACGACGCCATTCGCCAGGGGAAAAGCGTTCTCTGCGAGGGTGCGCAGGGTGCTTTGCTCGATATCGACCATGGCACGTATCCCTTCGTCACATCTTCGAGCCCTGTCAGCGGCGGCGCAACCATTGGTCTCGGTATCCCGCCGACTGCCATCGACTCCGTCATCGGCGTGATGAAGGCGTACACGACGCGCGTCGGGCACGGGCCCTATCCCACCGAACTGGATGACGCAGCGGGCGAGCATTTGCTGGTCAAAGGACATGAGTACGGTTCGACTACCGGACGTCGCAGGCGCTGCGGCTGGTTCGACGCCGTAGCGATGAAATATTCGATCATGCTCAACGGCATCGATGCGGTTGCCATGACCAAGCTGGATGTGCTGAGCGGCCTCCCGGAGGTGAAGGTCTGCGTCGCCTACGAATACGACGGGAAAACCACGACACGATTTCAGACGAATCTCAAAACTCTGGAGCGCATGCGACCCGTGTACGAAACTTTCGAAGGATGGGAAGAAGATATTTCCGCGGTGCGTTCTTTCGCAGATCTCCCGGCTGCGACACGCACGTACATAGACGCGCTGCAGGAGCGCATCGGTGCACGTATCGCATGCGTCTCCGTCGGTCCCGAGCGGTCGCAGATTCTCTTCCCGACCGGTACCCCCGCATGGTGA